From a region of the Methanolobus tindarius DSM 2278 genome:
- a CDS encoding phosphate uptake regulator PhoU → MDTRKVQITGKSTYVVTLPKKWATRSKLEAGSHISIYYQEDGSLLLKPPGVKSSNKTKKIKFNKELEHIKRDLVGLYIISDHQTIEISGNDIPAAARREIKDLCHRLVGLEMVEGDEKKIVIKNFLDTEDFTIEKGLKRMSSLVYLMLDELASAFEENDKELCNHIISRDDDLDRMFLLVSKQHVERLNLKKPSKHDKQTLVESFYYRLAANDIERIGDHISKISLHFSYISLPQEVLAILVDLCRECQSLFMDSTEALRQSDSDIANNVMGREDIFNKMLISAAQLPTEESIELIIDSFSRIKDYASNIAESAIDLSQL, encoded by the coding sequence ATGGATACAAGAAAAGTACAGATCACAGGAAAATCCACATATGTGGTTACCCTCCCCAAAAAATGGGCCACTCGCTCAAAACTGGAAGCTGGATCCCATATTTCCATTTATTATCAGGAAGATGGTTCTCTGCTTCTTAAACCTCCAGGGGTAAAATCTTCTAATAAAACAAAAAAGATAAAATTTAACAAAGAACTTGAGCATATAAAAAGAGATCTTGTAGGTCTGTATATAATAAGTGATCACCAGACAATAGAAATTTCAGGTAATGATATTCCGGCAGCAGCACGCAGGGAAATTAAAGACCTTTGCCATCGTCTTGTAGGTCTGGAAATGGTTGAAGGTGATGAGAAAAAAATAGTCATCAAGAATTTTCTGGACACGGAAGATTTCACCATTGAAAAAGGGCTCAAGAGGATGTCTTCACTCGTTTATCTCATGCTTGATGAACTAGCATCTGCCTTTGAGGAAAATGACAAAGAATTGTGCAATCACATAATATCCCGTGATGATGACCTTGACAGAATGTTCCTGCTTGTATCAAAGCAACATGTAGAGCGTCTGAACCTTAAGAAACCTTCAAAACATGATAAGCAGACTCTGGTTGAATCATTTTATTACCGGCTTGCTGCCAATGACATAGAAAGAATCGGTGACCACATATCTAAAATATCATTGCATTTCTCTTACATTAGTCTGCCTCAGGAAGTACTTGCAATACTTGTTGACCTGTGCAGGGAGTGTCAATCCCTTTTCATGGATAGTACCGAAGCTTTGCGCCAGTCAGACAGTGATATTGCAAACAATGTAATGGGGAGAGAGGACATCTTCAACAAAATGCTCATAAGTGCTGCCCAGCTCCCAACTGAGGAGTCTATAGAACTTATAATTGACAGTTTCAGCAGGATAAAGGATTATGCGTCAAATATTGCAGAGTCTGCTATCGATTTATCGCAATTATAG
- a CDS encoding PhnD/SsuA/transferrin family substrate-binding protein — MKNKPIIRCSGCIFVLLLIFTTVIISSGCFESEEAVTVSLKNTETLTQSDINDKPVRIGVFAMASPKITMEYYNDFLNYLSEQTNLEFELVQRDNPAEINYLLETGYLDFVFVREEDYLSGHDDFGLEIVAVPVINGDLYCSSLVIVRGDSGIDSLENLHGKKFAFNSYRFNRGDIVPDYMHPFIDGSPDDFFSGYIYSNSQDNFIDMVHQGSLDGAEIDCIMWSYMVESSSEDYSDLSIIYSSSGQLVPVVAVNPDIDQELKNDVAKTLLGMHDSREGREVLEEMHFNMFVEMDHETYAEYGNNL, encoded by the coding sequence ATGAAAAACAAGCCAATAATACGTTGCAGTGGATGTATTTTTGTACTGCTACTCATTTTTACAACAGTAATCATTTCCAGCGGTTGTTTTGAATCTGAGGAAGCAGTGACAGTTTCTCTTAAAAATACCGAAACATTAACACAATCTGATATCAACGATAAACCTGTGCGTATCGGCGTATTCGCCATGGCGTCTCCAAAAATAACAATGGAGTATTATAATGATTTTTTAAATTACCTGTCTGAGCAGACAAACCTTGAGTTTGAACTTGTGCAACGTGATAATCCTGCTGAGATCAACTATCTGCTTGAAACCGGTTATCTTGATTTTGTATTTGTGAGAGAGGAAGATTATCTTTCAGGACATGATGATTTTGGTCTTGAAATTGTCGCAGTGCCTGTCATCAATGGTGATCTGTATTGTTCATCACTGGTAATCGTAAGAGGGGATTCCGGGATAGATTCCCTTGAGAATCTCCACGGAAAAAAATTTGCATTCAATAGTTATCGTTTTAATAGGGGTGACATTGTTCCGGATTATATGCATCCTTTTATTGACGGTTCACCGGACGACTTCTTCTCCGGTTATATTTACAGCAATAGTCAGGATAATTTTATAGATATGGTTCATCAGGGAAGCCTGGATGGTGCTGAAATTGATTGTATAATGTGGTCTTACATGGTTGAAAGTTCATCTGAAGATTACTCTGATCTTAGTATAATTTATTCTTCTTCAGGTCAGCTTGTTCCTGTAGTTGCTGTGAATCCGGATATTGATCAGGAACTAAAGAATGATGTAGCTAAGACATTGCTTGGTATGCATGATTCCAGAGAAGGTCGTGAGGTTCTTGAAGAAATGCATTTCAATATGTTTGTTGAAATGGACCATGAAACATATGCAGAGTACGGAAATAACTTGTGA
- a CDS encoding ATP-binding protein, with protein MEDRNSNIMEKLVTSIDDFSIRTKLILTVVSIILVLGVLMGSYLNVVQTNMMKTELNEKGISITRNLAENSVNPILTDNQVRLQWLVKTIKESETEVVYVFITNEHGEVLVHTFSGGFPVDLKGINPAVDETNTLLLDTELGYIRDISCPILEGNAGEVHVGMSQENIRTTADKFTRYLILFVLLLLVVGSYVAYLAGSVVSNPILELKKSVETFGKGHLDHKACISSNNEIGQLAKSFNDMADHIGYLIEEKEKASKEILETRNYLTKIVSGSLDGIIVIDNSGKIEFANEAFIQISETSMDRIVGYDVLSFVIDNKDLTSFFESPDKNITFIREMNFRAGNGKMKSIMMSIAVVEYRNELKYVAVAKDITEMKKLEQMKRNIIANISHELRTPLNIMKGYVEIAIDEENMQKRNSFLEKSLKALERQNWMIQDLLEVARSDDELEKMDMVKTSINSIVDIAFKSFNGKMEASGLDINVIKGNDMFVQGDPEKLAYALTKVLDNALKFTGKGGSVEIGTLQEDTGALVYVKDTGVGIPEDQQDLIFERFYQVDSSSTRKYGGNGLGLAIVKNIIDQHGGKIWVESTVEKGSTFYFTVPGF; from the coding sequence ATGGAAGATAGAAACAGTAACATAATGGAAAAACTGGTCACAAGCATTGATGACTTCAGTATCCGTACCAAACTCATCCTCACTGTTGTCAGTATAATCCTTGTACTCGGTGTCCTTATGGGTTCTTACCTTAATGTCGTGCAGACAAATATGATGAAAACTGAGCTCAATGAAAAAGGAATTTCAATAACCCGTAATCTTGCAGAGAATAGTGTAAACCCTATACTTACCGATAATCAGGTTCGTCTCCAATGGCTTGTGAAAACCATCAAAGAGAGTGAAACTGAGGTTGTGTATGTATTCATAACTAATGAACATGGTGAAGTCCTGGTTCACACGTTTAGTGGTGGATTTCCTGTAGATCTAAAGGGAATAAATCCTGCAGTAGATGAAACCAATACACTGTTGCTTGATACTGAACTGGGATACATCAGGGATATTTCATGTCCTATTCTTGAGGGAAATGCAGGGGAAGTTCATGTAGGAATGTCTCAGGAGAACATCAGGACAACGGCTGATAAATTCACAAGATATCTCATTTTGTTTGTACTATTGCTTCTTGTGGTTGGTTCCTATGTTGCGTATCTTGCAGGTTCTGTAGTTTCCAATCCTATTCTGGAATTGAAAAAATCAGTAGAAACATTCGGAAAAGGACATCTGGATCACAAGGCCTGCATAAGTTCAAATAATGAAATAGGCCAGTTAGCTAAATCTTTTAATGACATGGCAGACCATATTGGATACCTTATTGAGGAAAAGGAGAAGGCATCAAAAGAGATACTTGAAACACGTAATTATCTGACCAAGATAGTTTCAGGGAGTCTCGATGGAATAATTGTTATCGATAATAGTGGTAAGATAGAATTTGCCAATGAAGCTTTCATCCAGATCTCTGAAACAAGTATGGACCGGATTGTCGGTTATGATGTTCTTTCTTTTGTTATTGATAATAAGGATTTGACATCTTTTTTTGAATCTCCTGATAAGAATATCACTTTTATCAGAGAAATGAATTTCCGGGCCGGTAACGGCAAAATGAAATCAATAATGATGAGTATAGCCGTTGTTGAGTACCGCAATGAGCTAAAATATGTTGCAGTTGCCAAGGATATTACTGAAATGAAAAAACTTGAGCAAATGAAGCGTAATATAATAGCAAATATTTCCCATGAATTGCGCACTCCTTTGAATATCATGAAAGGCTATGTAGAAATTGCCATTGATGAAGAGAATATGCAAAAAAGGAATTCTTTCCTTGAAAAGTCACTGAAAGCGCTTGAAAGACAAAACTGGATGATACAGGATCTTCTGGAGGTCGCCAGGTCTGATGATGAACTCGAGAAAATGGATATGGTCAAAACAAGCATCAATAGTATTGTTGATATAGCTTTCAAGTCTTTCAATGGTAAAATGGAAGCCTCAGGACTTGATATCAATGTTATCAAGGGCAATGATATGTTTGTACAGGGTGATCCTGAAAAACTGGCATATGCCTTAACAAAGGTTTTAGACAATGCTTTGAAGTTCACAGGCAAAGGCGGAAGTGTAGAGATAGGCACTTTGCAGGAAGACACCGGAGCTCTTGTCTATGTAAAAGACACAGGTGTTGGAATTCCGGAGGATCAACAGGATCTGATTTTTGAAAGATTTTATCAGGTTGATTCCTCGTCGACCCGTAAATATGGCGGCAACGGACTTGGTCTGGCTATTGTTAAAAATATCATTGACCAGCACGGAGGAAAAATCTGGGTTGAGTCTACCGTGGAAAAAGGAAGTACATTCTATTTTACAGTTCCTGGATTTTGA
- the pstC gene encoding phosphate ABC transporter permease subunit PstC, which produces MNNRSRLLHTINLIILSSAIFTTFFGSGTQEANKRVLYNSSANLIFFACAIIVSLIVIFFVGFIFYTAFPVFQSQGIINFLITDEWNYGRNTYGIKTYIMGTLIMTIVTLIMAVPISIFTAIFLSEIASLRLASSIRPFIELLVGIPSVVYGIFGLFVLENIFQNYIEPILSSVLGFIPIFVDVNPQSGLGVLLASTVLSIMVFPTITTISENAIRSVSVENRHASLSLGANRWETISKVVLPAASSGIMTAVVLGMMRAMGETMAIVMLLGNANTIPSSVMGPGYAMTSKILNDIGHHFNEPGPRAALFGIAAVLFAIEIGFVLVSRYLGGRNEL; this is translated from the coding sequence ATGAATAACAGAAGCCGACTTTTACATACTATTAATCTTATTATTTTATCCTCTGCTATATTTACAACATTTTTTGGTTCCGGTACCCAAGAAGCGAACAAAAGAGTACTATACAACAGCTCTGCAAATCTGATATTTTTTGCATGTGCAATTATTGTATCACTTATTGTGATTTTTTTTGTAGGGTTCATATTCTACACTGCCTTCCCGGTGTTCCAGAGTCAGGGAATAATTAATTTCCTCATTACTGATGAATGGAACTATGGTAGGAATACCTATGGCATCAAAACATACATTATGGGCACCCTTATAATGACCATTGTAACTCTGATAATGGCAGTACCTATAAGTATTTTTACAGCAATATTTCTGTCTGAGATTGCATCTCTCCGCCTTGCTTCCTCAATAAGACCTTTCATCGAATTACTTGTAGGCATACCATCTGTGGTCTACGGTATATTTGGTCTTTTCGTGCTTGAAAATATTTTTCAGAATTATATAGAACCAATCCTTTCTTCGGTTCTGGGTTTCATTCCGATATTTGTTGATGTGAACCCCCAGTCGGGACTGGGTGTGTTGCTGGCATCAACAGTTCTGTCAATAATGGTCTTCCCAACAATTACAACAATTTCTGAGAATGCCATACGTTCTGTATCTGTAGAGAACAGGCATGCTTCATTATCTTTGGGTGCCAACAGGTGGGAGACTATAAGTAAGGTAGTCCTTCCAGCAGCCTCCAGTGGAATAATGACTGCAGTGGTACTTGGAATGATGAGGGCAATGGGTGAAACAATGGCTATAGTGATGTTGCTGGGCAATGCAAATACCATTCCTTCTTCAGTAATGGGTCCCGGTTATGCAATGACATCGAAGATCCTCAATGATATTGGTCATCACTTCAATGAACCAGGACCACGGGCTGCATTGTTTGGAATTGCAGCAGTCCTTTTTGCAATTGAAATCGGTTTTGTTCTTGTCTCAAGATATCTGGGTGGTAGAAATGAACTATAG
- the pstA gene encoding phosphate ABC transporter permease PstA, protein MNYRKTKEKFYIFLCYFSAVLATMALFGILGKIAFEALPSLNLEFLLTPENEAKGFGGGIANAIVGTILLSLLSTIMASPIAVGTALYMKRYAKNKHLINNFSFIIDVLSGTPSIVLGIFGLMIFVYHMRFITGGFSLISGAIALTILILPVIERSAEEAIKSVPAELEEASYALGATKWETISKITLPNAATGIVTGIVLSVGRAAEESAVVVLTAGYSQFMPEFGVSAKESMLFGIRISPLQNLVASLPITVYHSFEFPSMVSPSEGFAAAFVLIVIVMLINAITRLIVWRRRIG, encoded by the coding sequence ATGAACTATAGAAAAACAAAAGAGAAATTTTATATATTTCTGTGCTATTTCTCGGCAGTTCTGGCAACAATGGCCCTTTTCGGGATACTTGGAAAGATTGCCTTTGAAGCTCTTCCAAGTCTGAATCTGGAATTTTTACTTACTCCTGAAAATGAAGCTAAAGGGTTTGGAGGCGGAATAGCAAATGCAATAGTGGGAACAATTCTGCTTTCATTGCTATCTACAATAATGGCTTCTCCCATTGCAGTAGGAACTGCACTATATATGAAGCGCTATGCCAAGAATAAGCATCTAATAAATAATTTTAGTTTCATTATCGATGTACTTTCTGGAACTCCTTCAATTGTTCTTGGAATATTTGGATTGATGATCTTTGTTTATCATATGCGCTTCATTACCGGTGGTTTTTCACTAATTTCCGGTGCAATTGCCCTTACGATTCTGATTCTACCCGTAATTGAGCGCTCAGCAGAAGAGGCTATTAAATCTGTTCCGGCAGAATTGGAGGAAGCAAGCTATGCACTGGGAGCTACAAAATGGGAAACAATAAGCAAAATAACCCTTCCAAATGCAGCTACAGGTATTGTCACAGGTATAGTTCTCAGTGTGGGAAGAGCTGCTGAAGAATCTGCAGTTGTGGTTTTGACTGCCGGTTATTCTCAGTTTATGCCCGAGTTTGGTGTATCTGCAAAAGAGAGTATGCTTTTTGGAATACGTATATCTCCATTACAGAATTTGGTAGCTTCACTTCCAATTACAGTGTACCATTCATTTGAATTCCCAAGTATGGTATCTCCATCAGAGGGTTTTGCAGCTGCATTTGTGCTAATAGTCATTGTTATGCTAATAAATGCCATTACCCGTCTTATCGTCTGGAGGCGCAGAATTGGCTAA
- a CDS encoding PstS family phosphate ABC transporter substrate-binding protein, with the protein MSQNKNYTIFAIIIALFILISLFSLYGQNNDENIKNTISSNQNNYTADSTDTTLNEIFIKGSDTILPVSIAESESFMELYPENKIIVIGGGSSLGIASFIEGEVEIAMASRKIKDTEIESAIDKGINPVETVIGWDGIAVIVNKNNSFDSLTIEQLKKIYTGEVTNWKELGGQDEEIEVLVRDTSSGTYAFFKEHVLEDEDYSSKAVTEPNTEAIVQTVASDSAAIGYIGLAYADSSVKMLGLETSEGVFHPEQESILQGEYPLARPLQYYTNGEPEGEIGEYINYVLSEQGQVIIKEIGYLPIN; encoded by the coding sequence TTGTCTCAAAATAAAAACTACACAATATTTGCCATTATAATAGCATTATTCATATTGATATCTTTATTTTCATTATACGGACAAAACAATGATGAAAATATAAAAAATACGATATCAAGCAATCAAAATAATTACACGGCTGATAGCACAGACACTACTTTAAATGAGATCTTCATTAAAGGCTCTGACACCATTTTACCGGTTTCAATAGCTGAATCTGAATCTTTCATGGAGCTATATCCTGAAAATAAGATAATTGTTATTGGAGGAGGATCATCCCTTGGAATTGCCAGTTTTATTGAAGGAGAAGTGGAGATTGCCATGGCATCAAGAAAAATAAAAGATACTGAAATTGAAAGTGCCATAGATAAAGGAATAAATCCTGTAGAAACAGTCATCGGATGGGATGGAATTGCAGTTATAGTCAATAAAAATAACTCATTTGACAGTTTAACTATTGAGCAACTGAAAAAAATCTATACCGGAGAAGTTACTAACTGGAAAGAGCTTGGTGGCCAGGATGAAGAAATTGAAGTGCTTGTGCGCGATACCAGTTCAGGAACTTACGCTTTTTTCAAAGAACACGTACTTGAAGATGAAGACTACAGTTCTAAAGCGGTGACCGAACCAAATACGGAAGCTATTGTACAGACTGTTGCATCAGATAGTGCAGCCATTGGTTATATAGGACTGGCTTATGCTGATAGTAGCGTGAAAATGCTTGGCCTTGAAACCTCAGAAGGAGTTTTCCATCCGGAGCAGGAATCAATCCTGCAAGGAGAATATCCATTGGCAAGACCACTTCAGTATTACACTAACGGTGAACCAGAAGGGGAAATTGGAGAGTATATAAACTATGTACTGAGTGAACAGGGACAAGTAATAATCAAAGAGATTGGATATCTCCCCATCAACTAA
- a CDS encoding substrate-binding domain-containing protein → MFKKIFNDEAGVSPIVATLVLVVVAIAGAAAVGTIMGSFSSDVSDEASAADATSAASTELLIAGSTTVQPVSELLAEAYMDEHNGIKVTVQGGGSGAGITSTELDIIDIGSASKPVDTTTDHPDLQVHQIGGSAVVVIANGALEGYNTTQAELFAIYSNCTDGKSYYAISGSNFTSATSGSQVTVYQRSEASGTEETFAKYLDGAFGDAKDVDDSEALGAVGNAGVLAAVEDTTNSIGFVDFGFAVSSESVTIVGVDGYNDVTEDNVLDCLAGKDTYQEDLTRPLNYLTNGNPSTVEQSFINFAMSPVATQYFEDVGYFSIIDFS, encoded by the coding sequence ATGTTTAAGAAAATTTTCAACGATGAAGCTGGTGTTTCACCTATCGTTGCTACCCTCGTTTTAGTAGTAGTAGCAATCGCAGGCGCAGCAGCTGTAGGAACCATCATGGGTTCATTCTCAAGTGACGTATCTGACGAAGCAAGTGCAGCTGACGCAACCTCAGCAGCATCAACCGAACTCCTTATCGCAGGTTCAACAACCGTTCAGCCAGTTTCTGAACTTCTTGCAGAAGCATACATGGATGAGCACAACGGTATCAAGGTAACAGTACAGGGTGGTGGCTCTGGTGCAGGTATTACCTCAACAGAACTCGACATCATTGACATCGGATCAGCATCCAAACCAGTAGATACAACCACAGATCACCCTGATCTTCAGGTTCACCAGATTGGTGGTAGTGCTGTAGTAGTAATCGCAAACGGTGCACTTGAAGGGTACAACACAACACAGGCTGAGCTCTTTGCAATCTACTCCAACTGTACAGATGGTAAGTCATACTATGCAATATCTGGTAGCAACTTCACCTCAGCAACATCCGGTTCACAGGTAACAGTATACCAGAGATCCGAGGCAAGCGGAACAGAAGAAACATTCGCAAAGTACCTTGATGGTGCATTCGGTGATGCAAAGGATGTAGATGATTCCGAGGCACTCGGTGCAGTAGGTAACGCTGGTGTACTTGCAGCTGTCGAAGACACAACAAACTCAATCGGTTTCGTAGACTTTGGATTCGCAGTCAGCTCCGAATCTGTAACAATCGTTGGTGTAGACGGATACAACGATGTAACTGAAGACAACGTACTCGACTGCCTTGCAGGTAAGGATACCTATCAGGAAGATCTTACAAGACCACTCAACTACCTCACAAATGGTAACCCATCAACAGTTGAGCAGTCCTTCATCAACTTTGCAATGTCTCCAGTTGCAACACAGTATTTCGAAGATGTAGGATACTTCTCAATCATTGACTTCAGCTAA
- the aroC gene encoding chorismate synthase: MPGNSFGHSFRITTWGESHGKALGVVVDGIPAGLELSEEDIQKDLDRRRPGQSEVSTPRSESDSVEILSGVIDGTTTGMPVSMMVWNKNAKSSAYDYIKNIPRPGHADLAYTEKYGIRDHRGGGRSSGRETIGRVAGGAVARKLLSQKGVEVFAHVTELGGVKAKSLSFEEIRSNVDSNVVRCADPEAAEKMLEQVNKARFEGDSIGGIVEIIATGVPAGLGEPVFDKLDADIACAMMGIGAVKGVEIGAGFECAGMKGSQMNDPIRLNNGKVTPAENNAGGITGGISTGMPVVCRIAVKPTPSISKSQKSADMDGMKEIDVEIHGRHDPTIPPRMVPVAESMMALVLADHMIRSGRIGPDSLL, encoded by the coding sequence ATGCCAGGAAATTCATTCGGACATTCTTTCAGAATAACAACATGGGGTGAATCGCATGGAAAAGCCCTTGGAGTCGTTGTTGACGGCATACCTGCAGGACTTGAACTTTCAGAAGAGGATATTCAAAAAGATCTTGACAGGCGAAGACCGGGCCAGAGCGAAGTTTCAACACCTCGTTCCGAATCTGATTCTGTAGAGATCCTGTCCGGTGTAATTGATGGAACAACAACCGGAATGCCGGTTTCCATGATGGTCTGGAACAAGAATGCAAAATCCAGTGCATATGATTACATAAAGAACATCCCAAGACCGGGACATGCGGATCTTGCTTATACTGAAAAATATGGTATCCGTGATCACCGAGGTGGTGGAAGGTCATCGGGCAGGGAAACCATCGGCAGGGTTGCCGGAGGTGCTGTTGCCAGGAAACTCCTGTCACAGAAAGGAGTTGAGGTTTTTGCTCATGTAACAGAACTTGGTGGTGTAAAAGCAAAATCACTCTCATTTGAGGAAATACGCAGCAACGTTGATAGCAATGTTGTACGCTGTGCTGACCCGGAAGCTGCTGAAAAAATGCTGGAGCAGGTAAACAAAGCCCGTTTTGAAGGTGACAGTATCGGTGGTATTGTGGAAATTATTGCTACCGGTGTTCCGGCAGGACTTGGTGAACCAGTATTTGACAAACTGGATGCGGATATTGCCTGTGCAATGATGGGGATAGGAGCTGTAAAGGGTGTTGAGATTGGTGCAGGTTTTGAATGTGCCGGAATGAAAGGCAGCCAGATGAATGATCCTATTAGACTCAATAATGGAAAGGTAACTCCTGCAGAGAACAACGCCGGCGGAATCACGGGTGGAATATCTACAGGGATGCCTGTGGTCTGCAGGATAGCAGTAAAACCCACTCCTTCCATATCAAAGTCCCAGAAAAGTGCTGATATGGATGGAATGAAAGAAATCGATGTAGAAATACATGGCCGCCATGACCCGACAATCCCGCCAAGAATGGTTCCGGTTGCAGAGTCAATGATGGCACTTGTGCTTGCAGATCATATGATCAGGAGTGGACGTATTGGTCCTGACTCCCTTCTATGA
- a CDS encoding cation diffusion facilitator family transporter: MYDIESRFRQIRNVMIYILFLNLAVSFAKIAYGMYTNVLSMQSDGYHSLFDGVSNIVGLIGIQIAAKPPDKEHPYGHRKFETLASIVIAVILAVVAFEIVHSAFNRFGTGSTPEVTVISFAVMLGTMCVNYGVTTYERRRGIELNSEVLLADSAHTKSDIYVSLSVIIGLVAIHLGYPFIDPIVSVLIALVILHAGAEIILHSVSILADESQIDTEKIANVVRNVEGVIDCHKIRTRGPPGNVFVDLHVEVDPEMTTYKSHTISHIVQYRIRENFDGIEDVLVHIEPAHTRSV; the protein is encoded by the coding sequence ATGTATGATATTGAATCACGTTTCAGGCAGATAAGAAATGTAATGATCTATATTCTGTTCCTGAACCTTGCCGTTTCTTTTGCAAAGATTGCATACGGAATGTATACCAATGTCCTGAGTATGCAGTCTGACGGTTATCATTCTCTTTTTGATGGTGTTTCAAATATAGTAGGCCTTATAGGTATACAGATTGCAGCCAAGCCACCTGACAAGGAACACCCCTACGGTCATCGCAAGTTTGAGACTCTGGCATCCATAGTAATAGCAGTTATACTTGCAGTTGTAGCTTTTGAGATTGTGCATTCCGCTTTTAATAGGTTTGGAACCGGAAGTACACCAGAAGTAACTGTAATTAGTTTTGCAGTAATGCTTGGAACAATGTGTGTCAATTACGGTGTGACAACTTACGAGCGCAGGAGAGGTATTGAACTTAACAGTGAAGTTCTTCTTGCAGATTCTGCTCACACTAAAAGTGATATCTATGTTTCACTTTCAGTTATTATCGGCCTTGTAGCCATCCATCTGGGATACCCATTTATTGATCCGATTGTTTCTGTTTTAATAGCACTGGTCATATTGCATGCAGGAGCAGAGATAATCCTCCATAGTGTGTCAATTCTGGCTGATGAGTCACAGATAGATACTGAGAAAATAGCAAACGTTGTTAGAAATGTAGAAGGTGTCATCGATTGCCATAAAATAAGAACCCGTGGTCCTCCGGGGAATGTTTTTGTTGATCTGCATGTAGAGGTTGATCCTGAAATGACAACATACAAGTCACATACCATATCCCATATTGTGCAATACAGGATCAGGGAAAATTTTGATGGAATAGAGGATGTTCTTGTCCATATAGAGCCGGCTCACACTCGGTCGGTATAA